One region of Mucilaginibacter gotjawali genomic DNA includes:
- a CDS encoding GNAT family N-acetyltransferase, with translation MEPQIFIETPRLILREWLTTDVPPFILLNNDTEVMEFFPSIKTANETIEQIGRISSHIKKHGYGFFAVERKDNRQFIGFTGLAHPGFDAGFTPCIEIGWRLSRENWGYGFATEAAKACLKFGFNNLEVDEIYSFTSVHNIRSEEVMKRIGMIKKGYFEHPLIENGHFLKKHVLYKIIR, from the coding sequence ATGGAACCCCAAATTTTTATTGAAACACCCCGCCTTATCTTAAGGGAATGGTTAACTACTGATGTGCCGCCGTTTATTCTTTTAAACAATGATACAGAGGTGATGGAATTCTTTCCGTCCATCAAAACTGCTAATGAAACGATCGAACAGATTGGCCGGATCAGCAGCCATATCAAAAAGCATGGTTATGGCTTTTTTGCTGTAGAACGGAAAGATAACCGGCAATTTATTGGTTTCACAGGTCTTGCGCACCCTGGTTTCGACGCCGGATTTACACCTTGTATTGAGATCGGCTGGCGGTTGAGCCGCGAAAACTGGGGTTATGGTTTTGCAACAGAAGCAGCAAAGGCCTGCCTCAAGTTTGGTTTTAATAATTTAGAGGTTGATGAAATATATTCTTTTACTTCGGTACATAATATCCGATCGGAAGAGGTGATGAAAAGGATAGGCATGATAAAAAAAGGGTATTTTGAACACCCGCTGATTGAAAACGGACATTTTTTAAAGAAGCATGTGTTGTATAAGATTATTCGATAG
- a CDS encoding glycoside hydrolase N-terminal domain-containing protein, with amino-acid sequence MKKVILGFVLFLWFNAGYGQSSVHDLQFDTLAKRWDEAIPLGNGMLGALVWQKDDKLRFSLDRADLWDLRPMKDLHRKEFSYQWVIGQVNKKTIPQYSNTLTHPMIKSLRHHASPAGRLSLTLAAGVRCNRSICLLTRPFARLNGRMGQL; translated from the coding sequence ATGAAAAAAGTAATCCTCGGTTTCGTATTATTTTTATGGTTTAACGCGGGCTATGGCCAGTCGTCTGTACACGATCTTCAATTTGATACCCTGGCAAAACGCTGGGACGAGGCCATACCATTAGGCAATGGGATGCTTGGTGCTTTGGTTTGGCAAAAAGACGATAAACTTCGCTTTTCATTAGACAGGGCCGACCTTTGGGATTTGCGCCCCATGAAAGACCTGCACCGCAAAGAGTTTAGCTACCAGTGGGTGATTGGGCAGGTCAATAAAAAGACTATACCCCAGTACAGCAATACCTTGACGCACCCTATGATAAAGAGCCTGCGCCATCACGCATCCCCGGCGGGGCGCTTGAGTTTGACGTTAGCGGCTGGGGTAAGGTGCAATCGGTCCATTTGTTTATTAACAAGGCCATTTGCGAGGTTAAATGGGCGAATGGGACAACTTTAA
- a CDS encoding glycosyl hydrolase family 95 catalytic domain-containing protein, with protein sequence MPKFQGVVKISGDPVGGDDLSRLGYAQGTTKQRGNSITYVQQGWGGFRYEINVRWRQINQSTIEGVWSISSQYPDKKIAPMASAITQRALQSQYSNAYASHALWWRNFWDRSAIHIPDTLLEKQWYMEQYKFGSASRQGAPPISLQAVWTADNGRIPPWKGDYHHDLNTQLSYWPCYSANHLEDGMAYLDHLDANKANYKRYTKMYFGKGGLAVPGVTTLDGTEMGGWIQYSLSPTVSSWLAQHYYLQWRYSMDRKFLKNRAYPWIKDVAVFLENITIKDENGFRKLPISSSPEINDNDLSAWFFQDTNYDQALMKSTFKMASELAAELGLKNEAAHWKKISGEFDGFALTPNDELMFSPTLAYNQSHRHFSHMMAIHPLGLIRWEDGPKSQRIIKNSIHLLDSIGPDYWCGYSYAWLANMKARAKDGEGAAKALQIFAKAFCSVNSFHLNGDQTKSGYSKFQYRPFTLEGNFAFAAGLQEMLIQSYAGFIAIMPALPATWNNVSFENLRTDGAFLVSAKKENGITSFIKIKSEKGGHCVVQTDIPVNQVKILCRSLPKITRGKDGKTYIEVETISGEVVSISNSAG encoded by the coding sequence ATGCCCAAATTTCAGGGTGTAGTTAAGATATCTGGTGATCCTGTGGGCGGCGATGACCTTTCAAGACTTGGATACGCCCAGGGCACAACTAAACAACGGGGTAACAGTATCACCTACGTGCAGCAAGGCTGGGGCGGTTTCAGGTACGAAATTAATGTGCGCTGGCGGCAAATAAACCAAAGCACGATTGAAGGGGTGTGGAGCATCTCGTCGCAATACCCGGATAAAAAAATAGCCCCAATGGCATCTGCAATAACGCAACGGGCCTTGCAGTCGCAATATTCTAATGCTTATGCGTCCCATGCTTTGTGGTGGCGTAATTTTTGGGATAGATCTGCCATTCACATACCCGACACTTTGCTGGAAAAGCAATGGTACATGGAGCAGTATAAATTTGGCTCCGCATCAAGGCAGGGAGCGCCGCCAATTTCGCTGCAGGCCGTTTGGACAGCCGATAACGGGCGCATCCCGCCCTGGAAAGGGGATTACCACCACGACCTGAATACGCAACTCAGTTACTGGCCCTGTTACAGCGCAAATCACCTGGAGGATGGGATGGCCTATCTTGATCATCTGGATGCAAACAAGGCTAATTATAAACGCTATACAAAAATGTATTTCGGAAAAGGTGGCTTAGCCGTCCCCGGCGTAACCACGCTGGATGGAACGGAAATGGGCGGATGGATTCAATATTCACTTTCGCCAACTGTATCTTCATGGCTGGCGCAGCATTACTACCTTCAATGGCGTTATAGTATGGATAGGAAATTCCTTAAAAACAGGGCTTATCCGTGGATTAAGGATGTAGCTGTTTTTCTGGAAAATATAACGATTAAAGATGAAAATGGCTTTCGTAAATTACCGATCAGCTCGAGTCCTGAAATAAATGACAATGATTTAAGCGCCTGGTTTTTTCAGGATACAAATTATGACCAGGCATTAATGAAATCGACATTTAAAATGGCGTCAGAGTTAGCCGCTGAGCTCGGTTTAAAGAATGAAGCTGCACATTGGAAAAAAATATCAGGTGAATTTGATGGTTTTGCGTTGACACCAAACGACGAATTGATGTTTTCGCCAACTTTGGCTTATAACCAATCGCACCGGCATTTCTCGCATATGATGGCTATTCACCCTCTTGGATTGATAAGGTGGGAGGATGGACCAAAATCACAACGCATCATCAAAAACAGCATCCATTTATTGGATAGTATTGGCCCGGATTACTGGTGTGGTTATTCATATGCATGGCTGGCAAATATGAAGGCAAGGGCAAAGGACGGAGAGGGCGCGGCAAAAGCCTTGCAGATCTTCGCAAAGGCGTTTTGCTCGGTCAATAGTTTTCATTTAAATGGCGATCAAACAAAATCAGGTTATTCAAAATTTCAATATCGCCCGTTTACGCTCGAAGGTAATTTTGCATTCGCAGCAGGTTTACAGGAAATGCTGATCCAAAGCTATGCCGGTTTTATTGCAATAATGCCAGCTTTACCGGCAACCTGGAATAATGTGTCTTTTGAAAACCTCCGGACGGACGGCGCTTTCCTGGTAAGTGCGAAGAAGGAAAATGGTATTACTTCATTCATCAAAATAAAAAGCGAAAAAGGCGGACATTGTGTCGTTCAAACAGATATTCCGGTTAATCAGGTTAAAATCCTTTGCAGGTCGCTGCCAAAAATAACCAGGGGTAAAGATGGAAAAACGTATATTGAGGTTGAAACAATTTCAGGCGAGGTTGTTAGTATTTCAAACAGCGCAGGTTAA
- a CDS encoding DUF3892 domain-containing protein, whose translation MAVRIICIKRDQGKYKNPYVAIDYLEWINERINVKGITDRTAIHDWLKEEKGEAYIINKNGEKIYLIPATCPEGNKYVKTVVDETVPDDLLALPDCV comes from the coding sequence ATGGCGGTACGAATAATATGCATCAAACGGGATCAGGGTAAATATAAAAATCCATATGTAGCAATTGATTACCTGGAGTGGATAAACGAAAGGATCAATGTAAAAGGCATTACGGACAGGACCGCTATACACGACTGGCTAAAAGAAGAAAAAGGGGAGGCCTATATCATCAATAAAAATGGCGAAAAAATTTACCTGATACCTGCTACCTGCCCTGAAGGGAATAAGTATGTAAAAACGGTGGTAGACGAGACTGTACCGGATGATCTGTTAGCGTTGCCGGATTGCGTGTAG
- a CDS encoding CYTH domain-containing protein, which produces MGLEIERKFLVDHDKWKKVDKPEGTHYRQGYLVDEASKTIRVRAAGKKGFITIKGSTTGITRKEFEYEIPVEEALQLIDGFAGSEVEKIRYRITFMGKLWEVDEFWGDNQGLIMAEIELKHEDEAFEKPDWITREVSDDKRYYNSYLAKNPFKDWGN; this is translated from the coding sequence ATGGGCCTTGAAATAGAACGTAAATTTTTGGTTGATCATGATAAATGGAAGAAAGTCGACAAACCCGAAGGCACCCACTACCGGCAGGGTTACCTTGTTGATGAGGCCAGTAAAACGATAAGGGTAAGAGCGGCCGGCAAAAAGGGCTTTATCACGATAAAAGGATCTACTACCGGGATTACCCGTAAGGAATTTGAATATGAAATACCTGTTGAAGAGGCACTTCAATTAATTGATGGCTTTGCGGGATCTGAGGTTGAAAAAATCAGGTACCGGATCACCTTTATGGGTAAATTATGGGAGGTGGATGAATTTTGGGGCGATAACCAGGGTTTGATCATGGCTGAAATAGAACTGAAGCACGAAGACGAGGCATTTGAAAAACCTGATTGGATAACCCGGGAAGTGAGCGACGATAAACGTTATTACAATTCATACCTCGCTAAAAACCCTTTTAAAGATTGGGGCAATTAA
- a CDS encoding CHAD domain-containing protein, translating into MGRNEHPFKRFLRNRKPGRTAQIQGADKKAEGDAFLFDNTSKESGLLKCFKPVRKIFKHAGKIRDAYTNLQLSERYHLKNKQFEEGQQKIIDEGTIEFRSNGPQFFKNIKTAHKRLKKQLQKVDDSMIADYYKQQLSNIATNLAVSGFTEDMHTNRKLIKILVYNHKLAEKALNGSVPFNTAYLDKLQEAIGKWHDNLVAEELFSTPELNDKPIVAKIKKVNSNVKRSITNLADDFLKKATTVEQPLNA; encoded by the coding sequence ATGGGAAGAAATGAACATCCATTTAAACGCTTTCTTAGAAACAGGAAACCAGGAAGAACTGCACAAATTCAGGGTGCAGATAAAAAAGCTGAGGGCGATGCTTTTTTATTCGACAATACCTCCAAAGAAAGCGGGCTGCTGAAGTGCTTTAAACCGGTTCGGAAAATATTTAAACATGCGGGCAAGATCCGCGATGCATATACCAACCTGCAGTTAAGTGAACGCTACCACCTGAAAAATAAACAATTTGAAGAAGGTCAGCAAAAAATAATTGATGAAGGCACAATTGAATTTCGCTCAAATGGACCTCAATTTTTTAAAAACATAAAAACTGCACATAAAAGGCTCAAAAAGCAGCTGCAAAAGGTTGACGATAGCATGATAGCCGATTACTACAAGCAACAGCTCAGCAATATTGCCACCAACCTTGCGGTATCGGGCTTTACAGAGGATATGCACACCAATCGAAAGTTGATCAAAATTTTAGTTTATAACCATAAGCTGGCCGAAAAAGCCCTTAATGGCTCCGTGCCTTTTAATACCGCTTACCTGGATAAATTACAGGAGGCTATCGGAAAATGGCACGATAACCTGGTGGCTGAGGAACTATTTTCGACCCCTGAGCTAAACGACAAACCGATAGTGGCGAAAATAAAAAAAGTAAATTCGAATGTAAAGCGAAGCATAACCAACCTGGCTGATGACTTTTTGAAAAAGGCAACTACCGTTGAACAGCCATTGAACGCCTGA
- a CDS encoding DUF1761 domain-containing protein → MDFVHINWLAVIVAALSAFIVGGIWYSRPLFGAAWMADSNLTEEQIKSGNKGKIFGFTFLFSLIMAANLALFLSGPQTDFHRGLAIGFHTGLFAFSAIAIHSLFELKSWRHIFINGLYSVISLTLMGVIIGCWR, encoded by the coding sequence ATGGACTTTGTACACATTAACTGGCTGGCCGTCATCGTGGCCGCCTTATCAGCTTTTATAGTTGGCGGTATCTGGTATTCGCGGCCGCTTTTCGGGGCCGCCTGGATGGCCGACAGTAATTTGACTGAAGAACAGATCAAATCCGGTAACAAAGGGAAAATATTTGGGTTTACCTTTCTTTTTTCACTCATTATGGCTGCTAATCTTGCCCTTTTTCTTTCAGGCCCGCAAACGGATTTTCACAGAGGTTTGGCAATTGGTTTTCACACCGGTTTATTTGCTTTTAGTGCAATTGCCATCCACAGTCTGTTCGAACTAAAAAGCTGGCGGCACATATTTATCAATGGTTTATATAGTGTTATTTCCTTAACCTTAATGGGGGTAATAATTGGCTGCTGGCGTTAA
- a CDS encoding DUF6600 domain-containing protein: MNYPDYGYVWQPNTDADFKPYATNGNWVYSDYGWTWSSDYSWGWAPFHYGRWFYDNSYGWLWMPGHDWAPAWVTWSQSGDYYGWAPVPPRVELNNNWRPRNEDWNFVQANNITYNNVNRYVVKNNVTVINRITIINNVTNNNVTNNYTVNNNNTVIYNRGPRVNDVENVGHNKIQQVKINEGARPGQSFKNNQLIIYRPLIKQNVQQANDKPAPRKVMNYNNDGRQNQRPGNMQGGIKTTDPGRATNPASKTENREISS; encoded by the coding sequence ATTAATTACCCTGATTATGGCTACGTATGGCAGCCTAATACTGATGCCGATTTTAAACCTTATGCTACCAATGGTAATTGGGTTTACAGTGATTATGGCTGGACCTGGTCCTCAGACTATAGTTGGGGATGGGCGCCGTTTCATTACGGGAGATGGTTTTATGACAATAGTTATGGCTGGTTGTGGATGCCGGGTCATGATTGGGCGCCTGCCTGGGTAACATGGAGCCAATCCGGCGATTATTATGGATGGGCGCCTGTTCCGCCGCGCGTTGAGTTAAATAATAATTGGAGGCCACGTAATGAAGACTGGAATTTTGTTCAGGCTAATAATATTACCTACAACAATGTGAACCGGTATGTGGTTAAAAATAATGTTACTGTTATTAACAGGATTACCATTATTAATAATGTAACCAATAATAATGTAACCAACAATTACACTGTCAATAACAATAATACTGTAATTTATAACCGGGGGCCAAGGGTAAATGACGTGGAGAATGTTGGGCACAACAAAATCCAGCAGGTTAAAATAAATGAAGGCGCCCGGCCGGGGCAGTCATTTAAAAATAACCAGCTAATTATTTATCGCCCGCTAATTAAACAAAATGTGCAACAGGCAAATGATAAGCCTGCACCCCGGAAAGTAATGAATTATAACAATGACGGGCGGCAAAACCAAAGACCCGGTAATATGCAGGGGGGGATCAAAACAACAGACCCGGGCAGGGCAACCAACCCGGCCAGCAAGACCGAAAACAGGGAAATCAGCAGCTAA
- a CDS encoding DUF6526 family protein produces MTVQNYASHARYVKGFHFLLASLLVIGTITSIINLYLQVKANDSVIGSILITTLFICGILLFWYTRRFAVTVQDRAIRAEESIRYYILTHKAIDSKLTMGQIVALRFANDDEFLVLADRAVRENLTADEIKKSIKNWKADHHRA; encoded by the coding sequence ATGACAGTACAAAATTATGCCAGTCACGCACGTTATGTAAAGGGCTTTCATTTCTTATTAGCATCATTATTAGTAATAGGCACCATTACCTCCATTATCAATCTTTATTTGCAGGTTAAAGCAAATGATTCCGTTATCGGATCGATTTTAATTACCACCTTATTTATATGCGGCATATTACTCTTCTGGTACACAAGGCGGTTTGCCGTTACCGTACAGGACAGGGCGATCAGGGCTGAAGAGAGCATCAGGTACTACATATTAACTCATAAAGCGATCGATAGCAAGCTAACCATGGGCCAGATTGTTGCCCTGCGTTTTGCCAACGATGATGAATTTTTGGTGCTGGCAGATAGGGCGGTGAGAGAAAACCTTACTGCTGATGAAATTAAAAAGTCGATAAAAAATTGGAAAGCCGATCATCACCGGGCTTAA